A single region of the Salvelinus sp. IW2-2015 linkage group LG20, ASM291031v2, whole genome shotgun sequence genome encodes:
- the rbp4l gene encoding retinol binding protein 4, like, with the protein MGSSKLALLMVLMACVEHTWSASCVVDSFTVKEDFEPKRYAGKWYALQKKDPEGLFLQDNISAEYTIDDDGTMTASSKGRVTLFGFWVVCADMAAQYSVPNPTTPGKMFMNYQGLASYLSSGGDNYWVIDTDYDNYAITYACRTLKEDGSCEDGYSLIFSRNPRGLPPAIQRIVRGKQEEICMAGQFEPVLQSGAC; encoded by the exons ATGGGATCCTCAAAGCTGGCTCTCCTCATGGTCCTGATGGCCTGCGTGGAACACACCTGGTCTGCCTCCTGCGTGGTCGACAGCTTCACAGTCAAGGAGGACTTTGAACCGAAGAGG TATGCAGGGAAGTGGTATGCCCTTCAGAAGAAGGACCCCGAGGGACTATTCCTCCAGGACAACATCTCCGCTGAGTACACCATCGATGATGACGGCACTATGACCGCCTCCTCCAAGGGACGTGTCACTCTCTTCGG GTTCTGGGTTGTGTGTGCTGACATGGCTGCCCAGTACAGTGTTCCTAACCCCACCACCCCCGGCAAGATGTTTATGAACTACCAGGGGCTGGCCAGCTACCTGTCCAGTGGAGGTGACAACTACTGGGTGATTGACACCGACTATGACAACTATGCCATCACCTACGCCTGCCGTACCCTGAAGGAGGATGGAAGCTGCGAGGATGGttactccctgatcttctcccgTAACCCACGTGGCCTACCCCCAGCCATCCAGCGCATCGTCCGTGGGAAACaggaggagatctgcatggcTGGCCAGTTCGAGCCTGTCCTGCAGTCCG GAGCTTGCTAA